The genomic segment ATATTTTACGATTATGGCGCTGATGTGGGGTGCGGCAAGGCCGGATGCACGCCGGCGTGCGATTGCGGGCGTTTCATAGAGGTCTGGAACCTCGTATTTACGCAATTCGACCGCCAGAGCGATGGGAGCCTGAAACCGCTTCCCGCGAAGAATATAGACACGGGTATGGGGCTTGAACGGCTCGCGTCCGTGATGCAGGGCGTGAGGACGAATTTTGAGATAGATATATTTCAGCCGGTTATTCAAGAAATACAGAGGCATATAAGAAGTAACCAGAAACCAGTAACCAGAAACCGGAAGATTAACGCAATTGCCGACCACATACGCGCGGTGGTCTTTACGATCGCCGACGGTGTCATGCCCTCGAACGAAGAGCGCGGTTACGTCGTGCGCAAGCTGATACGCCGTTCGATAGCGCAAGCTCAGGATTTGGGGATAAAAGGCCCGTTCTTTTATAAGCTGGTAGGTATGGTGACGGATGTTATGGGCCGTCCATATCCTGAGTTAAAAGCGAAGAGGGATGACATAGCGCAGGTGGTCAAAATTGAGGAAGAGAGTTTCCGGCTTGTTATCGAGACCCAGATACCGAGGGTGGAAGAGGCGTTCAAAAGTATGACAAAGGAGAAAGACGCCGGGACGATCGCACGGGCGGCCTTCAATTTTTACGATACTTACGGCATGCCTTATGAGATGCTCGAAGACATAGCCCAGCGCCATCGTCTGGAGATAGACAAGCCGCGTTTTGAGGAGCTCCTGGAAAAGCAGAGGGAGATGTCCCGCTCCAAGACGAAGATAAAGAGTGAGATATTCTCCGAGACATTCGCGAAAAAGATAGAGGCGCTAAGGTTAAAGACAGAGTTCCTCGGATACGACAAGACGCATGCCGATGCGACTGTCCTGGCGGTGCTCGAGAGCGGAGAGGCCAGCCTGCCGGACGGTAAGTTATCCGCAGGCTGGCAGGTCGTTTTGGACAGGACGCCGTTCTACGGCGAGTCTGGAGGCCAGGCGGGAGACCGGGGAACGATCGAGACGGCATCCGGGACCATGGAAGTGGAGGACGCTAAGAAAGTAGGCGATGCGATAGTCCATATCGGCAAGATGAAGAAAGGGCGCATATTAAAAGGCGAGGCCGCTAAAGCAGCGATAGACCAGTCGGCCAGGAACAGGACGATGGCGAACCACACGGCAACACACCTGATGCATGCGGCATTGAGGAAGGTCCTGGGAGACCATGTCCACCAGACGGGGTCGCTCGTCGATAAAGACCATTTGAGGTTCGATTTTACACACATGAAGAAGATGGAAACCAGGGAGATAGCGCGCGTTGAAGAGATAGTGAATGATTGCATTAAAAGATCTATCGCCGTATCGAAACAGGTTAAGGATGTAGACGCCGCGAAGAATGATGGCGCGATGGCGCTCTTCGGCGAGAAATACGACAAGGTGGTGCGTGTGATCACTGTCGGTGATATATCAAAGGAGCTTTGCGGAGGCACACACGTCGATAACACAAAAGATATAGGCATATTCAGGATAATAAGCGAAAGTTCGATAGCCTCGGGTGTCAGGCGCATAGAGGCGCTGACCGGCACTACGGCGGAAGAATGGATATCAGAACAGGGTAAGGCGGAGGAATTGAAAGAAAAGGCCAAAGCGCTTAAGGATAAAGAGAAAAAGGATACTCAAGAAAGGCTGAAGAAAGAGCTTGAGGGTATCGACGCTCTTATAGAAAAAGGGAAGGTCATTAACGGCGTGAGGTTTATAAGCGATATAGTCGAGGGCGCCAATATCGATATATTAAGAGGTTTAAGCGACCGGATAAAGTCTAAGGAAAAGAACGCCGTAATAGTCCTCGCGACGCGGGATGACGAGAAGGCATCCTTCATCACAGCGGTTACAACCGACCTGGCGTCGAAAGGCGCTTTGAGGGCCAATGACCTCGCTAAAAAATTGGCGGAACTATTGGGCGGATCGGGCGGCGGCAGGAATGATTTTGCCCAGGGCGGGGGCAAGGATCCCGCCAGACTGGATATAGCGTTAAGAGAGATGCTCGAGATCGTTAAAGAGAAATTATCAAAGTCGTAAGTTTTAAGTTGTAAGTTATAAGTAAAAAACTTACAACTTATGACTTAAAACTATCTTACAATAAGAGGTCAATATGAAACTCGTGCGAGTCGGCAGTAAACAATTCCAGAAGTTGTGCGACAGGAACTCAGGCCGTAATAAACGCATCTCGGAGAGCGTCAGGAAGATAGTCGAGGACGTTAAGATTAACGGCGATGAGGCGGTGATAAAATATACGCGCAAATTCGATAAGGTCAGGATCAGCCCGAGGGATCTCAGGATCTCCGAGCATGAGACGTCCGGCGCCTATCAGGACATAAAGCCGGAATTCGTTTCCGCGCTGAAGATAATATTGGACAATATAAATACGTTTTATAAGAAGCAGACCAGGAGATCGTGGAAGATAAAGGACGCGGACGGCGTCCTGTTGGGCGAGAAGGTCGATCCTCTCGAGAAGGTCGGCGTCTATGTCCCGAGCGGGACCGTGCCGCTCGTTTCCAGTGTATACATGACGGTCATTCCGGCGAAGATGGCGGGCGTGAAGAAGATAGTCCTTATGACGCCCCCCAACCTTTACGGATCGGTCGATCCTCATATACTGGTAGTGGCCAACCTCCTGAAGGTCGACGAGATATACAAGGTCGGCGGCGCTCAGGCCATAGCCGCGCTGGCGTTTGGGACGAGGACGATCCCGAAGGTCGATAAGATAGTGGGTCCCGGCAATGCCTATGTCACAGAGGCGAAACGCCAGGTATTCGGATATTGCGATATAGATATGCTGGCAGGGCCGACGGAGGTCGTTATCATTGCTAACCAGTTCTCGGATATAAAGTTCATCAGGGCGGACCTGGAAGCTCAATCCGAGCATTTTATGGGACTCTCCATACTTATAACGAATTCGAAGAAAGTGGCGGCTATATTCAAAAAAGAGGGCCTCGCGGGTTATGTGATACTGGTGAAGAATATGGACGAAGCCGCGGAGGTATCGAACATGCTCGCGCCGGAGCATCTCCAGATACTTACAAATAACCCGAAGAAGATATTGAAGAATATAAAGAACGCGGGCGCTATATTCTTAGGGCCGTATACGCCTGTGGCGGTCGGCGATTACGTTGCGGGGCCCAGCCATGTCCTGCCTACGGGCGGGAGCGCCAGGTTCTTCTCAGGCCTAAGGCTGTCCGATTTTTACAAGAGCTCGCACATATTGTCCTACACAAGAAAGGCGCTCGAGAAGATACGGGAGCCGTTGGAAACAGTGGCTGGAATAGAGAGGCTGAATAAACATTTAGATTCGGTGAAGGTGAGGTTTGAGTGAGGCTGGGTTTAAGTTGTAAGTTGTAAGTCATAAGTTATAAGTAAAATCTTACAACTTATAACTTACAGCTAACAAAGGAGTGTTTATGAGTAAAAAAACAAGAAGCGCGATAATAAAACGGAAAACTACAGAGACTGACATAACCGGAAAGCTGACGATCGACGGCCAATGCAGAATAAACGTCGATACAGGAATAGGGTTCCTGGACCACATGCTGACGCTTTTCGCGTTCCATGGATTATTTGATCTGGCCTTAAAAGCTAAAGGCGACCTGAAAGTGGACATGCACCACACGAATGAAGACGTCGCCATATGCCTGGGCAAAGCTTTCAAAGAAGCTCTCGGGGACTGTAAGGGCATAAAGAGGTTCGGGACGAAAGAGATACCTATGGATACGGCAAGCGCGAAGGTCATGATAGATGTAGGGGGCCGCTACGCTTTCGTATTCAAGATGCCGCCCATAGTGCCTTCGGACCTCGTCTCCCGCGACTTGGAGTACTCTCTCGAGGACGGGAAAGATTTCTTCGACACGTTCGCCAAGAACGCGAATATAAACCTGCATGTCCAGGTCTATTCGGGCAGCGATAAGCACCATGTCCTTGAAGCGATATTCAAGGCGATGGGGATCGCCCTGGATGAAGCTACGCAGATAGATACGAGAAGAAAAGGCGTGCCGTCGACGAAGGGAACGATCGATTAACGGGCGGATTTACCTATGATTGCTGTAATTGATTACGGGATGGGAAATTTACGCAGCGTCCAGAAGGCGCTCGAAATCGTCGGGGCTAAGACAAAGGTCACGTCACGCCCCGCGGATATAAAGAAATGCGGCAAGATCGTCCTTCCCGGCGTCGGCGCTTTTGGGGACGCCATGAAGCAGTTGAGGCGCCTGGGGCTCGTCGGGCCGATAAAGGACGCGATCGCCAAAGGGAAGCCTTTTCTTGGACTGTGCCTTGGATTGCAGCTTTTGTTCGGGACGAGCAGTGAGGCGCCGGGCGTCAGGGGACTTTCCATATTGAAAGGCACGGTAAAGAAGTTTAAATTCCGGGACGACGCGCTTAAAGTCCCCCATATGGGATGGAATGAGATAAGGAAAAATTCGAGATTCGAGATTCGAGATTCGAAATTATTGGACGGCATTCCTGATGGATCATACATGTATTTCGTCCATTCATATTACGTCGCGCCGGAGGATGAGAGTATTATCCTTACGACGACCGGATACGGAAATGAATTTGTTTCCGGTATCAGTAAAGATAACATCTTCGGCCTCCAGTTCCATCCGGAAAAGAGCCAGAAGACGGGGCTTAGGATTTTGGAAAATTTTGTTAAGATGTAAGTTTTAAGTTGTAAGTTATAAGTAAAATCTTACAGCTTACGACTTATGACTTAAAACTATCATGCAATCAGAGGGTAGTTTTTATGCTAGTCATTCCTGCGATAGATATCAGAGGCGGCAAGGTCGTCCGGCTGGGCCAGGGCGAATTTAACAGGGAGACTATATACTCGGATTCTCCCGTCGATGTTGCGAAGAAGTGGGACTCCTTTGGCGTAGATATGATACATGTGGTCGATCTGGACGGCGCCAAAGAAGGCAGGTCCGTCAACATAAAGGTAGTTGCCGATATAGTGCGCAACGTGAGGGCGAGGATCGAATTGGGCGGCGGAGTAAGGGATGAGGAAGCCATTAGCGCCGCTATTAATGCGGGAGTTACGAAGATAGTTGTCGGGACGAAAGCGCTGGATGAGGATTTCCTGATAAAGGTCGCGCCCCGGTATGAAGGAACGCTTGTGGCAGGGATCGACGCGCGCTCCGGGATGGTGCATACAAATGGATGGGTCATTAAGACCGGTACCAAGGTCAGCGACCTGGTCAAGCGCATCGAGCGATCCGGCATTAGAAGGATAAATTATACCGATATCTCGAAAGACGGTATGCTTGAAGGACCGAATATTAAAGAATTGAAGGAGCTCATAAGGTCGACGCGGCTGGATGTTGTGGCCGCCGGGGGCGTCTCCACTATTGAAGACGTTAAGGCGTTGAAGGCCCTGGAGAAGGATGGCCTTAAAGGCATGATAATCGGTAAGGCATTGTATGAAGGAAAAATAGACCTGGCTGAGGCGGTCAAAATATGCTTACAAAAAGGATAATCCCCTGTCTCGACATAAAAGACGGACGGGTGGTAAAGGGAGTGAACTTCATCAATCTTCGCGACGCGGGCGACCCTGTGGAGAACGCGAAGTTCTACGATAGGGAGCTGGCTGACGAGCTCGTCTTCCTCGATATTACCGCAAGTTACGAGGAGAGGAGCACGACGATCGAGCTTGTCAAAAAGGTAGCGGATACGATATTCCTTCCGTTTACCGTCGGAGGCGGCATACGCACCCTGGACGATATAAGGAACGTCTTGCGGGCGGGTTGCGACAAGGTATCGATTAATACGGCGGCTGTCAAGGATCCGTCATTTGTAAAAAAATCGGCTTCGAAGTTCGGTAGTCAATGCATAGTAGTGGCTATAGATTCGAAGCGAAATGATTCTATTGAAAAATCACAAGTGTTTATAAACGGAGGAAGGACGCCGACCGGGATCGACACTATTAAATGGGCCAGGAAGATGGAAAAGCTCGGCGCCGGCGAGATACTCCTGACCAGCATGGATTTTGACGGCACGAAAGAAGGCTACGATATCGAATTAACGAAGCGTGTAAGCGAATCTGTCGGTATCCCTGTAATAGCTTCGGGCGGAGCCGGGAACCTGGGGCATCTTTATGATGCCCTGACGAAGGGCAAGGCGGACGCGGTATTGGCCGCGTCTATATTCCATTATCGCGAATATCAGGTGATCGAAGCGAAAGAATATCTGAAAAAGAGGAAAGTGGCGGTGAGATTATGACAAACATAGCGGATAAGATCAAATTCGACGAGAAAGGGCTGGTGCCTTCGATAATCCAGGACTACAAGTCTAGGGAGGTATTGACGCTCTGCTATATGAACCGCGAGGCGCTCGAGAAGACGCTCGAAGAGGGTAAGATATATGTATTCAGGCGCTCCAAGGGGAAGCTCATGATGAAGGGCGAAACGAGCGGATGCACGCAGACTGTGAGGTCGCTTTTCATCGATTGCGAAGGCAACTCGATACTTTTTATGGTCGACCAGGAGAGGGCCGCCTGTCATGAGGGTTATTTCACCTGTTATTTCAGGGAGATCGATAAGTCCGGCAGCGTGAAAATAGAAGGCAAGAGGATATTCGACCCTAAAGAGGTCTATAAAAAAACATAGGACGGCTATGTATTATCCGGCTAAAGATGAATTCATAAAACTCGCGAAGAAGGGCAACCTGATACCTGTCTACAGGGAGATCCTCGCGGATTTTGAAACGCCTCTTTCATGTTTTATGAAGATAGATAAAGGCGACTACTCGTTCCTGCTTGAGTCCGTCGAAGGGGGAGAGAACCTCGCGAGATATTCATTCCTGGGAAGCGCTCCTTCTCTGGTATTTTCAAGTAAAGGCGATACGGTCTGTGTCGCAGAAGGCAAGAAGACGAAACGTTTTGCCGCGAAGGATCCGATAGAGGAGTTGAAAAAGATAGTCGGCAGGTATAATTTTGTGAAGACAAAAGGGCTGCCGAGGTTCTCGGGAGGATTGGTCGGGTTCTTTGGATATGACATGGTGCGTTATATGGAGAAGCTTCCCGATAAGAACGCGGATGACCTCCGGATAGCGGATTCGTTGTTCATGCTTACAGACACCCTGCTCATATTCGACCACGTGGACCACCTGATAAAGGTCGTATCGAACGCCCATGTCCGGGGCGATCCCGCCGCCTCATACGACGAAGCGGTCTCGAAGATAGAAAAGATAGTGAAAGACCTTAAGGCGGTGTGCAAGAGCCCGGCTCCTGCGCCCTTAGCGACAAAAAAGACGAAACCCCTGAAGTTGAAGTCGAATTTCACCCGGAAGCAGTTCGAGGATGTGGTAAGAAAGGCCAAGGATTATATAAGGAAAGGCGACATAATACAGGTCGTGCCGTCGCAGAGGTTCGAGACCCCGATACATTCGGAGCCGTTCCAGATATACAGGGCGCTGCGATCAATAAATCCGTCGCCGTATATGTATTACCTGAAGATGAAAGAGTTCTGCCTTGTCGGTTCTTCTCCGGAGATAATGGTCAGGTGCGAGAACGGGACCGTGGAGTTAAGGCCGATAGCCGGGACGCGGCCTAGAGGCGCGTCCGACGAGGAAGACGCCAGATTGATGAAAGAGCTCCTGGCAGACCCGAAGGAGAAAGCGGAGCATATAATGCTCGTCGATCTCGGCAGGAACGACGTCGGCAGGGTATGCGATTACAGATCAGTCAAGGTATCGGATCTCATGACGGTAGAAAAGTATTCGCACGTGATGCACATAGTAAGCGATGTCAGCGGAAAGTTGAAGAAGGGCAAGGACGCATTTGATGTAGTCAGGGCTACATTCCCGGCTGGAACCGTTACCGGCGCGCCCAAGGTCAGGGCCATGGAGATCATCGACGAGCTTGAGAACGTCAAGCGCAAGACTTATGCCGGGTGTGTGGGGTACTTCAGTTTTTCCGGGAACCTCGATTCTTGCATTACGATAAGGACGATATTGATAAAGGATAAGACGGCTTATATCCAGGCTGGCGGAGGCGTCGTCGCCGATTCGCGGCCTGAACGGGAATATCAGGAGACGATAAATAAGGCGAAGGCGCTGGTGAAAGCTATAGAGATGGCGGAGATGGGATTAGACTGATGGGTAAATCCGAAATTCGAATATCGAAATACGAAACAATATCAAATGTCGAAACTTTAATTACTAAGAACAATTATCCGATAAAATATGACTTAGAAGAAAGGACTGAAAAGTTTGCGCGGGAAATAATACTTTTATGCAAACAAATACATCGGGATACTATAAACATTGAATTGGTTAGTCAACTTATACGATCGTCAGGTTCTGTAGGGGCAAATTACATCGAAGCTAACGAATCAGTAAGCAAAAAAGATTTCTCTCATCGAATAAAAATTTGCAGAAAAGAAGCAAAGGAGTCTAGATATTGGTTGAAGCTATTGATTTCTGCAAATATAGATTTTAAAGAGAAAATAGCCCCACACATACAGGAAGCGACCGAGTTGATGAATATATTTGGGGCTATCGTTAAAAAATGTTTATAGTTTGATTCATTTAAACATTATAATTTGTTTCGTATTTCGGATTTCGTGCTTCGAATTTAAAGTTATCAATAGGTGTTTGCTATGATTTTAGTTATAGACAATTACGACTCATTTACCTACAATCTCGTCCAGTATCTGGGCGAGCTGGGCGCGGAGCTTGCGGTATACCGGAATGACAAGATCACTATCGGCGCGATAAAGAAGATGCATCCGAAGAAGATCGTCATATCTCCCGGGCCGGGAATTCCTAAAAATGCCGGCATATCAGAACAGGTCATACTCGATTTTGGACGGACAGTTCCTATACTTGGCGTATGCCTCGGCCACCAGGCTATAGGCGAGGTCTTCGGCGGAAAGATAATCGGCGCCAGGGATCTCATGCACGGCAAGACATCGCTCGTCTATCACGACGGTAAGGGATTGTTCAAGGGGCTTAAGAACCCTTTTGAAGGAACGAGGTACCATTCTCTTATAGTCGAGAGGAAGAGTTTTCCGAAGTGCCTTAGGATCACGGCTGAAACGAAAGACAAGGAGATAATGGGGCTCCAGCATGTCAAGTATCCGATATACGGCGTCCAGTTCCATCCGGAATCGATATTGACGCTCGAGGGCATGAAGCTGTTAAAGAATTTTCTGATAATATAACAAATTTTGATATGATCTCGCGGGTTAAGGAGGGGTTTAATATGAGCGAGAAAGAGAAGAGACTTAGCTGGACGAAGCCCGGATTGAATAGGATATCTATGTTATCCGCGGGGGGGCGGGATACTGCAAGGCTTAACTGCGGTGACGGAAGCATGGACGCGGCAGATTGTATAAATGGAAGCTCAGCTTTAACCGACTGTAATATAGGTACGGCTGCCGGAGCATGCAGTGGGGGAAATTCACCTAATACCTGCTCCGATGGCGCAGGCGCATGGGGTTGCGGTCTTGGTGGCGGTGCTGCTTGAGCGGGATTGTT from the Candidatus Omnitrophota bacterium genome contains:
- the alaS gene encoding alanine--tRNA ligase; this translates as MKTDDIRQTFLEFFKLKGHEIVASDCLVPKDDPTLLFTGAGMNQFKEKFLGRNVTYKRATTSQKCLRTGDLENVGRTSGHHTFFEMLGNFSFGDYFKKEAISWAWEFLTVSLKIEPDRLWASVYKDDKEAYGIWKDTIKIPEKKIIKFGEKENFWPSEAPTRGPNGPCGPCSEIFYDYGADVGCGKAGCTPACDCGRFIEVWNLVFTQFDRQSDGSLKPLPAKNIDTGMGLERLASVMQGVRTNFEIDIFQPVIQEIQRHIRSNQKPVTRNRKINAIADHIRAVVFTIADGVMPSNEERGYVVRKLIRRSIAQAQDLGIKGPFFYKLVGMVTDVMGRPYPELKAKRDDIAQVVKIEEESFRLVIETQIPRVEEAFKSMTKEKDAGTIARAAFNFYDTYGMPYEMLEDIAQRHRLEIDKPRFEELLEKQREMSRSKTKIKSEIFSETFAKKIEALRLKTEFLGYDKTHADATVLAVLESGEASLPDGKLSAGWQVVLDRTPFYGESGGQAGDRGTIETASGTMEVEDAKKVGDAIVHIGKMKKGRILKGEAAKAAIDQSARNRTMANHTATHLMHAALRKVLGDHVHQTGSLVDKDHLRFDFTHMKKMETREIARVEEIVNDCIKRSIAVSKQVKDVDAAKNDGAMALFGEKYDKVVRVITVGDISKELCGGTHVDNTKDIGIFRIISESSIASGVRRIEALTGTTAEEWISEQGKAEELKEKAKALKDKEKKDTQERLKKELEGIDALIEKGKVINGVRFISDIVEGANIDILRGLSDRIKSKEKNAVIVLATRDDEKASFITAVTTDLASKGALRANDLAKKLAELLGGSGGGRNDFAQGGGKDPARLDIALREMLEIVKEKLSKS
- the hisD gene encoding histidinol dehydrogenase, translating into MKLVRVGSKQFQKLCDRNSGRNKRISESVRKIVEDVKINGDEAVIKYTRKFDKVRISPRDLRISEHETSGAYQDIKPEFVSALKIILDNINTFYKKQTRRSWKIKDADGVLLGEKVDPLEKVGVYVPSGTVPLVSSVYMTVIPAKMAGVKKIVLMTPPNLYGSVDPHILVVANLLKVDEIYKVGGAQAIAALAFGTRTIPKVDKIVGPGNAYVTEAKRQVFGYCDIDMLAGPTEVVIIANQFSDIKFIRADLEAQSEHFMGLSILITNSKKVAAIFKKEGLAGYVILVKNMDEAAEVSNMLAPEHLQILTNNPKKILKNIKNAGAIFLGPYTPVAVGDYVAGPSHVLPTGGSARFFSGLRLSDFYKSSHILSYTRKALEKIREPLETVAGIERLNKHLDSVKVRFE
- the hisB gene encoding imidazoleglycerol-phosphate dehydratase HisB, yielding MSKKTRSAIIKRKTTETDITGKLTIDGQCRINVDTGIGFLDHMLTLFAFHGLFDLALKAKGDLKVDMHHTNEDVAICLGKAFKEALGDCKGIKRFGTKEIPMDTASAKVMIDVGGRYAFVFKMPPIVPSDLVSRDLEYSLEDGKDFFDTFAKNANINLHVQVYSGSDKHHVLEAIFKAMGIALDEATQIDTRRKGVPSTKGTID
- the hisH gene encoding imidazole glycerol phosphate synthase subunit HisH, which codes for MIAVIDYGMGNLRSVQKALEIVGAKTKVTSRPADIKKCGKIVLPGVGAFGDAMKQLRRLGLVGPIKDAIAKGKPFLGLCLGLQLLFGTSSEAPGVRGLSILKGTVKKFKFRDDALKVPHMGWNEIRKNSRFEIRDSKLLDGIPDGSYMYFVHSYYVAPEDESIILTTTGYGNEFVSGISKDNIFGLQFHPEKSQKTGLRILENFVKM
- the hisA gene encoding 1-(5-phosphoribosyl)-5-[(5-phosphoribosylamino)methylideneamino]imidazole-4-carboxamide isomerase, giving the protein MLVIPAIDIRGGKVVRLGQGEFNRETIYSDSPVDVAKKWDSFGVDMIHVVDLDGAKEGRSVNIKVVADIVRNVRARIELGGGVRDEEAISAAINAGVTKIVVGTKALDEDFLIKVAPRYEGTLVAGIDARSGMVHTNGWVIKTGTKVSDLVKRIERSGIRRINYTDISKDGMLEGPNIKELKELIRSTRLDVVAAGGVSTIEDVKALKALEKDGLKGMIIGKALYEGKIDLAEAVKICLQKG
- the hisF gene encoding imidazole glycerol phosphate synthase subunit HisF; the protein is MLTKRIIPCLDIKDGRVVKGVNFINLRDAGDPVENAKFYDRELADELVFLDITASYEERSTTIELVKKVADTIFLPFTVGGGIRTLDDIRNVLRAGCDKVSINTAAVKDPSFVKKSASKFGSQCIVVAIDSKRNDSIEKSQVFINGGRTPTGIDTIKWARKMEKLGAGEILLTSMDFDGTKEGYDIELTKRVSESVGIPVIASGGAGNLGHLYDALTKGKADAVLAASIFHYREYQVIEAKEYLKKRKVAVRL
- the hisI gene encoding phosphoribosyl-AMP cyclohydrolase — encoded protein: MTNIADKIKFDEKGLVPSIIQDYKSREVLTLCYMNREALEKTLEEGKIYVFRRSKGKLMMKGETSGCTQTVRSLFIDCEGNSILFMVDQERAACHEGYFTCYFREIDKSGSVKIEGKRIFDPKEVYKKT
- the trpE gene encoding anthranilate synthase component I, whose amino-acid sequence is MYYPAKDEFIKLAKKGNLIPVYREILADFETPLSCFMKIDKGDYSFLLESVEGGENLARYSFLGSAPSLVFSSKGDTVCVAEGKKTKRFAAKDPIEELKKIVGRYNFVKTKGLPRFSGGLVGFFGYDMVRYMEKLPDKNADDLRIADSLFMLTDTLLIFDHVDHLIKVVSNAHVRGDPAASYDEAVSKIEKIVKDLKAVCKSPAPAPLATKKTKPLKLKSNFTRKQFEDVVRKAKDYIRKGDIIQVVPSQRFETPIHSEPFQIYRALRSINPSPYMYYLKMKEFCLVGSSPEIMVRCENGTVELRPIAGTRPRGASDEEDARLMKELLADPKEKAEHIMLVDLGRNDVGRVCDYRSVKVSDLMTVEKYSHVMHIVSDVSGKLKKGKDAFDVVRATFPAGTVTGAPKVRAMEIIDELENVKRKTYAGCVGYFSFSGNLDSCITIRTILIKDKTAYIQAGGGVVADSRPEREYQETINKAKALVKAIEMAEMGLD
- a CDS encoding four helix bundle protein → MGKSEIRISKYETISNVETLITKNNYPIKYDLEERTEKFAREIILLCKQIHRDTINIELVSQLIRSSGSVGANYIEANESVSKKDFSHRIKICRKEAKESRYWLKLLISANIDFKEKIAPHIQEATELMNIFGAIVKKCL
- a CDS encoding aminodeoxychorismate/anthranilate synthase component II; translated protein: MILVIDNYDSFTYNLVQYLGELGAELAVYRNDKITIGAIKKMHPKKIVISPGPGIPKNAGISEQVILDFGRTVPILGVCLGHQAIGEVFGGKIIGARDLMHGKTSLVYHDGKGLFKGLKNPFEGTRYHSLIVERKSFPKCLRITAETKDKEIMGLQHVKYPIYGVQFHPESILTLEGMKLLKNFLII